The Drosophila gunungcola strain Sukarami chromosome X unlocalized genomic scaffold, Dgunungcola_SK_2 000034F, whole genome shotgun sequence genomic sequence CTTATAACATCTATAtcagcttttaaaaatgtttttggatTATTATGGTTAtctaattttttagaaaacttgaaatacattttttgtgaattttgttatttaattatgccAACTTCACGAGAATGATATTCCAGCCATATATTGCTGTTTATTTTGtgctttttattgtttgccaTACTACAAATCTTGAGAATACTTAGCTTGCATGATTGAAATGCACCGGAGAATGTACAATATATACCCCTCAACAGCATCCAAGATTACGCCTGGATTATCTCCGCCCAGATTCTGGGTTCATCACCCCAGCGACAGTCTCTCGTTTATAATAAGTcggtttattattataatattctttttttgtttgtttagtttGCAGTTACAAAGAGAGGCTTAGAAAACTTGAAGCATTggttaatttaagtttaactaATTGCCATTTAGccctgtttttttgtttgtttgtttgttttcttcgGGATTGAGAGCTCTGCGTTTTCTGTTGGAGGGGACTGGGTGTTAGGAGAAGGAGTAGGAGCTGGAAATGGAGGACATTACTTGGCACCTGGCTTTTTGGTGCCCACATCGGCTGCCTTCTTCTCCGCCTCCCTCTTGGCGGCCGCCTCCTCGCGCTGCTGCCGGATTAGTGCCAATCTGGCCAGATCGGCCTTTGCCTCGGTGGTCTTTCCAGCGGCATGGAGCTTCTCGTATCGCTGGCGGGCTTTCTGTTTCTCAATCTGCTCCCTTTCGCGGCGGGAGAGCTCCGGCTTGGGGGCACCACCACCTTTGCCGCCTTCCGAGCCGGGACCATCGTCCAGTTTGATGGCCGATAGCTTTTGGGTGGCCTTCTTGGTCACCCGGTTGGGATTCTCGATCTCGATGAGTGAGGCCACGCCCTTCTTGGCGTCGCGCGCTTCCAGATCGGAATCATCCTCCGAGTCCTCCtcggattccgattccgagCTGCTGACGGCACCTGCTCCGGCAGAAGATCTGGCTTTCTGTCGATTTCCGGCTGGCGGTTTCCTGGGCGCCGGCACCTTCGGCTTGGACCCACTGGCCCCCTCCTTGCCATCGGATTCGGAGCCCGAGCCACTGGTCTGATCGCTGTCCTCCTCCGATTCCTGCTGCAATTCCTCGGGCGATGTGAAATGGCGACTGCGACCCTTGTGGTTGAC encodes the following:
- the LOC128260619 gene encoding 28 kDa heat- and acid-stable phosphoprotein, with translation MPRGKFVNHKGRSRHFTSPEELQQESEEDSDQTSGSGSESDGKEGASGSKPKVPAPRKPPAGNRQKARSSAGAGAVSSSESESEEDSEDDSDLEARDAKKGVASLIEIENPNRVTKKATQKLSAIKLDDGPGSEGGKGGGAPKPELSRREREQIEKQKARQRYEKLHAAGKTTEAKADLARLALIRQQREEAAAKREAEKKAADVGTKKPGAK